One Coffea eugenioides isolate CCC68of chromosome 2, Ceug_1.0, whole genome shotgun sequence genomic window, CTCACTATATACGTTCTGCACAAATACTACAACTATTACATACTATGGTCATAATGTCTGTTCTCGAATGATTCTAAATACTTGATTtcaattaattattaatttcaaaaatctcttgTTCTTTGGTTATTTATTAGAGACGAAAAGCTAGAAACAGAAGCAGGAGTTTTTAGCCCACTACTACTAGTTTACTACAACTTCAAGAGGAAAGATGTTTGGAACATTATCTGATGAGCTTGAGGTCAAGGCGCCCGCAAGTGAAGCTTGGAAAGTGTATGGGACGCTGCTACTGGCGGATGTGGTTCGCCAACAACTTCCTGATGTTCTACACAAGATCGACGTACTAGAGGGCGATGGTGGTCCGGGGACCAAACTGAAGCTCACTTTCCCACCGGATAACAAGCTGATATCCTACTCCAAAGAGCAGTTTGTGGTGGTGGATGACCAGAAAATGGTGAAAGTAGCAGAGGTTTTTGAAGGTGGATATCTCAACCTGGGGTTTACGCTCTATCGAGTTACTTTCCAAGTATTTCCAAATCTAAATGATGCATCTTCATGCACCACCAAGTGCATTCTTGACTATGAGCTCAAGGAAGATGCTGCTGAAAATGCTTCTCTTATCAATATTCAGCCCTTCACTGCCATCATGAAAGCTGCTGCCAATTATCTTGAGACAGGCAATGCCACACCCACTACAACAACCAACAATTGATCGCTCATGACTAGATATACTGCTtgtctatttttcctttcttcgtTGGTTTCTCCATAATAATCCTTTTTTTTGGCTTGGGtagtttttccttttcctctacacttctttttcttctttctggGGGGCTTCCTTTTCTGTTCTGTAGTCCTTTCCTGGATTGGGTCTAGGAAGGATGTTGAATAACAAACGAATGCTTGTGTTTGTGTATTGATATTGTGTGTTAAACGAATTCATATATAGCGAAAACAATTTTACCGCTATTTATCTCCACAATTCGAGAATTCCAACTCTAATGCTTTCTCTgaaatttccaaaccaaaatTTGCTGATCACCTATAACAATATGTGGCTAAGGGAGTGGCTGGAAACGATCTTAGGGTTGTGGTACGGAGAGTACAATCCTTTCTCAGTCTggaaagtttctttttttttttttttttggtaatacaTGTAGGTCAATAGGAGTATCTtttaactccaaaaaaaaaaaaagaagaaaaaaatgggGTCGTTCTACGCATACATACAGGTAAGTTGTTCATTTTCCTTGGGGTTTCTCTTATGTGCTTATATCTTGTATTGCAAATTTATTTGTGGACTTGGGTTTTGTCCTGGAATGTATCTATGATTGACAACATCTAATGAAATATTACAAAAATTGGGTTTGGAGCAACAGGCAAATGAAGGCCTTTTCATAATTTTGGAAATCCAACTAGATGCCcttaaagaaaggaaaagcaacTTTCATCCTATATTGGAAATATAAACCTGGAAATCGTCAATTAATTTCCACCTACCGtgaataaaaaagaaaacttgTCAGTAGGCATAGATCGTTTATCTTTTATAATTGTTCATCACCTTATGTTGCATGTAAATTGCAGTGTGAATAGTGGCATTTTGGATAAAAAGGGGtccatttattattattattattataagttaaaacatgACGACAAAATTCACATGCTTAGTTTGTCATAATGTAATCACCAGGCTTCATCTTTACTGAATGAACGTTCAGAAAAAAATTGTAAGATTCCATAGGCAAAATTAGTGAAACCGGAGAGGTCTTTCACATCTTAGATGTGTGAAATCAAGCAAAACTTAGGCAAAGACTGCAAAATTTATGAAGGCCACCTTCGCTattacaagaaaaagaaaaatcacctaGGAAAATTCACGTGCTCTGCACGTGCATGGAATATGAGTAGTTAGAATCTTATATTTTGAACTTATTCTATTACGTTGCATAAATGTACATGAAGATACATATCATTCTGGTACTTCGTAATTGGAATTTCTAGTATCTTAGAGATTTTAGATGTGAACATATTATAATAAACGTGACATAGGTCAAGTGTACAGCTTCTGTACACCATATAGTTGAGAAAATAGGATAATTTAATTGTTTAAGgcttaaaaaaaattgagctaCGACATTTTGTATacaggaaaaaacaaaagattgaATAATGAAAACTAAATTAGTTTAAAAGAGGAAAAGTTCTCATAATGATCAATCTCTCATGTACCGCATAGCCCAAAGTAAAGCTAGCTTATACTTTTTGAACAAACCTTTGTCTCATTGACTCCCTATTAGTCATCCTGTACTAGAATATCTATCAAGTTTTTAGATTTAATTTTGaagtataatttttaaaaaagaaaaattttctagcgAGAGTGGGTTGGATCTTGGAGGTGGGGAAGACAAATGGGGATTTGAATTCAGAACTTTTAATTTCTGAAACTTCAACCTTAGAATATACTTACTAGTTTTaacattttttgtgaaaaacttTCATGATGGACGGTAAGTTTTTGTTAAATTAATAAAAGTGGAAAAAGTATTTCTGTTCATGTTCTAATAGTTCATACAACTACTAAAACTATATATTAGTTTCCAAAATTGCAAATCTAGAGCAGTACATCACTACATCTTAATCTCTTTCATATAAGTTTTTTTAGAATTGTATATACTTTATATCTCACTCGTATCTGATTaatttggaagaaagaaaattttattgtttttagcTCGTAGTAATGTATGTTTTAGTTATTTTGTGCTAATAACCCATACATGTTAATTGttaaattttcataaattttagTAGTGtatgttttagttattttattcTGATGACGCATGCATGTTAATTGTCAATTTTGTGACACATTGCTATAGTGACAACTTAGAGTTGTTAGTGCCGTGGGTACATGAATATAGTGACGACAAGGCAAAGTTGTCGAAGAAAAAACATAGAAAATAGTGGTGACTTTCACCAAATTGTCATTGTTGTTTTCCCCAATTGTTCTCGCGCTCTCCAAAGTCAAGCGGCGGGAATCAGTTTTTGACAACAATCCGTAGTTGTCACTGATGAGTTACCTCCCACAAGGTAGTTTTGATGACTTGCAATGTTGTGATTAAAGGGCCGCAATCAGTGATAACTTTTATGTCATCACTatgaaatgttgtcactaatgaccaacTTTTTTGTAGTGTTAAAAGCAAAGTTGCTCCAAACAAAAGCTTAACCTATAGTCAATTCTGTTTTGATAgtaagaaaatttattttagaaaaaattgTAATTTTGATTCCAAATGTTTGGGACATGAGCACATCTAGTCCCTATAGTTTTGATGAAAGGAAATATAGTTCCAAATAGTTCGAACTCTAAACATATTTAGTTCTAATGACTAATTTTTACTAATTACTGTCGGAATCAAGTGATGTGCTGGCAActaattttttagaaaaataaaaaattagataAAACATCACTAGCCATAATCTATAACAAAAGATGATTAATTATCCACAATCTGATCATGTGAGTAATTAGTGTTTAAcctataaatttttttgttaactAAATTTTTGTATTCTAGGCTAAATACTAATCCTATAATGTGATCGGCATGCATGTAATTAGTTCTCTTTTACTATAATTTATGGCTAACAAtatttttttcatgttttataagttaaaaaaaaatcaggtGCCAACACGTGATAGCACATGATTGGATTCCAGTAGGAATTGACTAGTCAATAGACAAAATGtgctaaaaattaaaatatttggGATTATATTAACTTTCCTCCAAACTCTAGAAACTAAAGTGTTCATGGCCCAATCATTTGAGATCAGAACTACAATTCTCTTGTTATTTTATATCCGAATACGTTCTTGAAAGTAAACCCAAGAAATCTAGCAATTAACTTACACTAAATTTCGAGTGGAGTTAtgcaaaaatgcattttatggtCTTTTAACCACCCAAGAAAATCAGAATTGAGGTCCTCTTACCTACTTTATTAACCTTTCTAAAGTAATTTGTATCCTCATCATGCTCGCTTCTAACAATTCAACTAAATGTGGATTCAAGGGGTCATAGGAATCGCATCAATCTATGAACTTTTTCAATATTGTAAAGTTCCATTCAATTTAACAACTCCTCAAGTAAAAGTAGTTTCATGTGGTGACAGTAACCACATCAATCTATGAACTTTGTCGAGATCGTAAATTTCCAATCAATCAAATTAAGAGGGCTTAGTATGCCTAGTGTTTATATTATACTCCACGTAGTGCTTTGCGCTAAGAATTGCAGATGAAGATAGTAGTGCTTATTCAATCATCAAAGAATACTGTAAAAACTAAGTCAAAAAGCCATTGGACTCATATATGAGGTTGGTGTAAGTCCTTTTTCTATCTCATCGATGCCAATACTCATGAATTGATAATACTATGTATTTGCTCTTTTAAAGATGCATAAGTTGATAATATCATATGTATTTGCTTATATCAAGCAAGATACAGGACTCATAAATTGATTATACTGTACATCTTTCTTTTTGGGCTGCAGAAACGGTTGGGAAACGGGGGGGCTGGATTTTGGGCTGGATTCTGGACTATTGTCCAGAATTGAGGCCGAAACCATTTCATCAACAAGTTGAAGCCGGCAGGTCAATTTGAACTGTCCAGCCAACAAACGAAAAACCAACCCAATGAGAAAATTAAGGCATTTTCCTTTTCCCATTTCAATTTCATCGAAAGAACGCGTCTCTTGTTTATTTAAAACATTCAATCAATGCAAGGTAGTTTTCAGAAAATTTGTATCAttattcttttccttctcaGCTAATAATACAAATAAAGCCTTATTTTTTCTTCCACATTTATTGTATTTAGTTTCTCTTTCGTTGTCATATTTTTTTAGAATCAATGTTGTAACCATGAGTGATTAACTGCAACTAAAAGGAACTGTGGCTACCCTAACAAAAATTCCTCCTCTGGAGTTCGGCCAATCCCCCTTGGGCAATCTATAGCATTGTACAACTTGATTGCTTTTATCCAATCTGTCCTCCCTCTCGATGTTATAAAACGTCCAAACCATTGTCAAGAATGTTACTTCAGAAGATCCTGTGACGTTGCTATGTCAAGCATCGCCTTTCACTCACTGACATGCCATACCAACTATGATATTGTTGATTATTCTCCAACTGTTATGTCAGGTTTTATCCCCTCATTCTCTCTCTTACCCGGATACGGGGGAAatggggcagggacggttgcaggtgcaaccgtcc contains:
- the LOC113761718 gene encoding S-norcoclaurine synthase 2-like — protein: MFGTLSDELEVKAPASEAWKVYGTLLLADVVRQQLPDVLHKIDVLEGDGGPGTKLKLTFPPDNKLISYSKEQFVVVDDQKMVKVAEVFEGGYLNLGFTLYRVTFQVFPNLNDASSCTTKCILDYELKEDAAENASLINIQPFTAIMKAAANYLETGNATPTTTTNN